From the Thermovirga lienii DSM 17291 genome, one window contains:
- a CDS encoding carbamoyl-phosphate synthase small subunit (PFAM: Carbamoyl-phosphate synthase small chain, CPSase domain; Glutamine amidotransferase class-I~TIGRFAM: carbamoyl-phosphate synthase, small subunit~COGs: COG0505 Carbamoylphosphate synthase small subunit~InterProIPR001317: IPR011702: IPR006220: IPR002474: IPR 000991: IPR017926: IPR006274~KEGG: cth:Cthe_0950 carbamoyl-phosphate synthase small subunit~PFAM: glutamine amidotransferase class-I; Carbamoyl-phosphate synthase small chain~SPTR: Carbamoyl-phosphate synthase, small subunit;~TIGRFAM: carbamoyl-phosphate synthase, small subunit) yields the protein MYEVQPMYLVLEDGTCWEGVGPGIEAYGEVVFDTAPVGYPQAVSDPSFAGQIVVFAFPMIGNYGVDLDRLESDRPWASGVVVANMEKETFEGPAFPEWLINNGVGWMDLVDTRRLVVHLREHGSIRGIICSEKRKSFVHPEEIHPVKKVSTKSVMRVGEEDGPKIALIDYGVKRNIVRELVKRGCNVVIYPHDTKAEEILKEEPDGILLSNGPGDPALLVDEIKTVSALLGHKPIAGICLGMQILALAAGGVTEKLKYGHRGANHAVKNVLSGKGFVTSQNHGYAVVESSLAGTGMIVTHINLGDGSVEGIKHEKLPIWGVQFHPEGSPGPLDFEFFFDDFLKSVKGV from the coding sequence GTGTACGAAGTTCAACCTATGTATCTTGTTCTTGAGGATGGAACGTGCTGGGAGGGAGTGGGACCGGGAATAGAGGCCTATGGGGAAGTGGTCTTCGATACGGCTCCTGTTGGCTATCCTCAAGCTGTATCGGATCCGTCCTTTGCGGGGCAAATAGTTGTTTTCGCTTTTCCTATGATAGGTAACTATGGAGTGGATCTTGATCGTCTTGAGAGCGACAGGCCCTGGGCAAGCGGTGTCGTGGTGGCCAATATGGAAAAAGAAACCTTTGAAGGACCAGCTTTTCCCGAATGGCTCATAAATAACGGCGTAGGATGGATGGACCTAGTAGATACCAGAAGGTTGGTTGTTCATTTGAGGGAACATGGGAGCATAAGAGGAATTATATGTTCTGAGAAAAGAAAAAGCTTTGTACACCCCGAAGAGATACACCCCGTCAAGAAGGTTTCTACGAAAAGCGTAATGAGAGTGGGAGAAGAAGATGGCCCCAAAATTGCCTTAATAGATTATGGAGTCAAAAGAAACATCGTGAGGGAACTGGTGAAAAGGGGCTGCAATGTAGTGATTTACCCTCATGACACCAAAGCAGAAGAGATACTGAAAGAAGAGCCCGACGGCATATTGTTGAGCAACGGTCCTGGAGATCCAGCGCTTTTGGTAGACGAGATAAAGACCGTATCAGCATTGTTGGGACATAAACCTATTGCAGGAATTTGCCTTGGCATGCAGATATTGGCGCTAGCTGCCGGAGGAGTTACAGAGAAACTAAAGTACGGGCATAGGGGAGCCAACCATGCTGTCAAGAATGTCCTATCGGGTAAGGGGTTCGTCACTAGTCAAAATCACGGTTATGCCGTGGTGGAATCCTCCTTGGCGGGCACTGGCATGATAGTGACCCATATCAACTTGGGCGATGGCAGCGTCGAGGGGATCAAACATGAGAAACTTCCCATATGGGGTGTTCAGTTTCACCCAGAGGGAAGCCCTGGGCCTTTGGATTTTGAGTTTTTCTTTGATGACTTTTTGAAGTCTGTGAAAGGGGTTTAG
- a CDS encoding Integrase catalytic region (PFAM: Integrase core domain~InterPro IPR001584~KEGG: adg:Adeg_0482 integrase catalytic region~PFAM: Integrase catalytic region~SPTR: Integrase catalytic region): MTSLYQRLKESGNPKAPMEVICDLIEKGKTAKEIANIMGITERWVRTLMKRKKDGLSAKELLHKKGPRSPHPKRTKPHIEALVIETQQKTNMGPRRLARELKRTLNLNISSYTIRNILRRNNVKTKKVRSRNGNKRYYANLNHWEALQYFQIDSKHIADAKTLPPKAYAALFKYRLPKYQFTAIDIKTRMRILCFSDECSFANGFSFILYIAFLMRALGIRHRMFFQTDNGSEFGGSEESRKRKILQEKFLEPLGVTLLSIPKGEKEAQGFVERSHRTDDEEFYIPALPHITSRKVFMTSAASWVKYYNQKRSHGGRDMNGKTPKEKIFELSLVSSKAATSIPPILLDKVNTFILKMVGAQNISWDSHHLLQLIKRKQFVAPYILAQESHRWACILLDLFRKTERNSRKGARLVYVGTPKRLRPSLYWGFLFLFLFV, encoded by the coding sequence ATGACTTCATTATACCAGCGACTAAAGGAATCAGGGAATCCCAAAGCCCCTATGGAAGTTATATGCGACTTGATAGAAAAAGGTAAAACAGCCAAAGAAATAGCTAACATCATGGGAATTACTGAAAGATGGGTTAGAACATTGATGAAACGGAAAAAAGATGGCCTATCTGCCAAAGAATTATTGCACAAAAAAGGTCCCAGATCCCCTCATCCAAAAAGAACTAAACCTCACATCGAAGCTTTGGTTATTGAAACTCAACAGAAAACCAACATGGGTCCTAGAAGACTTGCAAGAGAGCTGAAAAGAACCCTCAATCTGAATATATCTTCCTACACCATCAGAAACATCTTACGCAGAAACAACGTTAAAACTAAAAAAGTACGTTCTAGAAACGGAAATAAACGCTACTATGCCAACCTAAACCACTGGGAAGCCCTACAATACTTCCAGATCGATTCAAAACATATAGCAGACGCAAAGACTCTCCCACCAAAAGCATATGCTGCCCTGTTTAAATACAGGCTTCCCAAATACCAATTTACCGCTATCGATATCAAAACAAGAATGAGAATCTTATGCTTCTCCGATGAATGCTCTTTCGCAAATGGCTTCTCCTTCATACTTTACATCGCCTTCCTCATGCGGGCTTTGGGCATCAGACATAGAATGTTCTTCCAAACTGACAACGGGAGCGAATTCGGCGGATCTGAAGAAAGCAGAAAAAGAAAAATATTGCAGGAAAAATTCCTAGAACCCTTAGGCGTTACTCTCCTCTCCATACCAAAAGGAGAAAAAGAAGCCCAAGGTTTTGTGGAACGAAGTCATCGCACCGATGATGAGGAATTCTACATACCTGCACTACCTCACATAACATCCCGAAAGGTCTTTATGACTTCTGCCGCAAGCTGGGTAAAATATTACAATCAAAAACGATCTCATGGAGGCAGAGATATGAACGGGAAAACTCCAAAGGAAAAAATATTTGAACTCTCACTAGTCAGTTCTAAAGCCGCTACTTCCATACCCCCTATACTCTTGGACAAAGTAAACACCTTTATACTAAAAATGGTGGGAGCTCAAAACATCTCCTGGGACTCCCACCATCTCCTTCAACTAATTAAACGGAAGCAATTTGTGGCCCCTTACATCTTGGCGCAAGAATCGCACAGATGGGCCTGTATTTTGCTCGACCTGTTCAGGAAAACTGAAAGGAATAGCAGAAAAGGGGCACGGCTAGTTTATGTTGGTACCCCCAAGCGGCTAAGGCCAAGCTTGTACTGGGGCTTTCTGTTTTTGTTTCTGTTTGTCTAA
- a CDS encoding Protein of unknown function DUF2044, membrane (InterPro IPR019140~KEGG: nhl:Nhal_4031 hypothetical protein~PFAM: Protein of unknown function DUF2044, membrane~SPTR: Putative uncharacterized protein;~manually curated) yields the protein MQFISNGPDIPETLLDAHEEGRVVFFCGAGISYPAGLPGFKELVDEIYKLIGTTLTPPEDKVYQRGQYDVTLDLLERRLPGQRQAMRRVLPKILEPKLRRKGATHTHEALLQLAKDREGNLRLVTTNFDLIFEHIALRRKNKHSFNSFVAPMLPIPKKSRWNGLVYLHGRLPMDKDDEVALNQLVLTSGDFGLAYLTERWAARFVSELFRNYIVCFVGYSINDPVLRYMMDALAADRMLGEVIPQAYAFGGCPPGKEKAKEIEWKAKGVTPILYDPANGHAALHRTLKAWAETYRDGILGKERIVVSYALAKPSASTQQDDYVSRMLWALSDPSGLPAKRFAEFNPVPRLDWLAAFSDNRYRHADLSRFGILPREGVDKKLSFSLVHRPTPYTHAPWISLLADNGRGAAWDDMMFHLARWLTRHLNDLNLILWLAERGCQLHHSFIRLIEDRLNRITRLEQEGKTTELETMRVNAPNAIPSPLMRILWRLLLTGRIKSPGHDLDLYRWKERLERDGLTATLRLELRELLSPKIVLRKPFPFPWGEEGIAQPKTPQRIRDLVDWELVLSSDHVNSVLPHLAKSEHWRRALPELLNDFQQLLKDALDLMSELGEADDHSDRSFWDLPSIIHHWQNRGFRDWVALIELTRDAWQAVLKIDRKRASRIAQDWFTIPYPTFKRLALFAASQNKCIAPEQWVEWLTVDDAWWLWSPETKREVMRLLVLQGRSLPEEAKIKLESVILNGPPRYMYPDDLNPEEWQSLIEYSVWLRLAKLYQGGCQLGEAALIRFNELTKDHPEWKLSEHEREEFSHWMSGTGDPDFEEIRGVDIAPSKRKELVEWLKTPAQQGSSHGDTWREICKKHFANAGAALTDLSQQGIWPIDRWEDALYAWSEFDCLAKRTWRCFSRLVLTIPNGKLEELSHALTWWLRKVAEIIDSDEDIFMDLCRRVLDISYQDNRDNKDPVFRAINHPIGHVTEALLNICFKRKPSDNDGLPEDIKTLFTQLCDTQKAQFRHGRVLLTSRLIALFRVDRSWTEAHLLPLFDWTRDSNEVRALWSGFLWSPRPYQPLLIAIKKPFLDTASHYAKLGKFARQYAAFLTYAALTPLDGYTAQDFQTAIGALPQEGLNEAAQALVQALEAAGEQREKYWKNRIQPFLHYIWPKSRDLASNSIAESLALLALAARDEFPDALSTVMDWLSPLEDPDYVVHRLYESRLANQFPKDALRLLDAVIDDQPWPSKELGECLNLISQVSPELLKDRRYQRLAEYARRHGVMK from the coding sequence ATACAGTTTATATCTAACGGTCCGGATATACCAGAAACATTGTTGGATGCACACGAGGAAGGACGTGTCGTTTTCTTTTGTGGTGCTGGGATCTCTTATCCAGCGGGGTTACCCGGGTTTAAAGAATTGGTGGATGAGATTTATAAACTCATCGGAACAACTCTAACACCTCCAGAAGATAAGGTTTATCAGCGCGGACAATATGATGTCACGTTAGATCTACTGGAGCGACGGTTGCCAGGCCAGCGCCAGGCAATGCGACGGGTACTGCCTAAGATTTTGGAACCGAAACTGCGCCGTAAAGGTGCGACCCATACCCACGAAGCCTTGTTGCAACTAGCTAAAGATCGTGAAGGGAACCTACGTCTAGTAACCACAAATTTTGATCTTATCTTTGAACATATTGCTCTACGCAGAAAGAATAAGCATTCATTCAACTCCTTTGTTGCGCCTATGCTGCCAATCCCAAAAAAAAGCCGATGGAATGGACTTGTATATTTGCATGGACGGTTGCCAATGGACAAGGATGATGAAGTTGCCTTGAATCAGTTGGTGCTGACCAGCGGTGATTTTGGTCTAGCATACCTCACAGAACGCTGGGCAGCTCGGTTCGTTAGTGAATTATTCCGAAATTATATTGTTTGTTTTGTTGGTTATAGTATTAATGACCCTGTGTTGCGTTACATGATGGATGCCCTGGCTGCTGACCGGATGTTAGGTGAGGTAATCCCCCAAGCTTATGCCTTTGGTGGTTGTCCGCCTGGTAAGGAGAAGGCCAAAGAGATTGAATGGAAAGCAAAAGGTGTCACGCCGATCCTCTACGATCCGGCAAACGGTCATGCAGCATTACACCGTACCCTCAAAGCCTGGGCTGAAACCTATCGAGACGGAATTTTGGGGAAAGAACGCATCGTAGTAAGTTATGCCCTTGCAAAACCATCAGCCAGTACCCAGCAAGACGATTACGTAAGCAGGATGTTATGGGCGCTGTCAGATCCATCAGGCCTACCGGCCAAGCGCTTCGCGGAGTTTAATCCCGTTCCCCGGTTAGATTGGTTGGCGGCCTTTTCGGATAACCGCTACCGGCACGCGGATCTTTCTCGCTTTGGTATTCTGCCGCGCGAGGGAGTCGACAAGAAATTGTCATTCAGCCTAGTCCATCGTCCCACTCCTTATACACATGCACCGTGGATCTCGTTGCTTGCCGATAACGGCAGGGGAGCTGCATGGGATGATATGATGTTTCATTTAGCTCGTTGGTTGACACGCCACCTCAACGATCTAAATTTGATTCTTTGGCTGGCAGAGCGTGGATGCCAATTGCATCACAGTTTTATTCGGCTAATAGAGGACCGTCTAAATCGAATAACGCGTCTAGAGCAAGAAGGAAAAACGACAGAGCTGGAAACAATGCGCGTTAATGCACCTAACGCAATACCCTCCCCCTTAATGCGAATTCTCTGGCGACTACTATTGACCGGCCGGATTAAGTCACCTGGGCACGACTTAGATTTATATCGCTGGAAGGAAAGGCTCGAGCGTGATGGCCTAACTGCTACACTGCGACTTGAACTACGTGAATTACTGTCCCCCAAGATCGTGCTGCGCAAACCTTTTCCATTTCCTTGGGGCGAGGAAGGCATCGCTCAACCAAAGACGCCGCAACGCATAAGAGACCTTGTCGATTGGGAGCTCGTACTCTCCAGTGATCATGTTAATTCCGTGCTCCCTCATCTTGCGAAATCCGAGCATTGGCGCAGAGCTTTACCTGAATTGCTAAATGATTTTCAACAGTTACTAAAAGACGCTCTGGACCTAATGAGTGAACTGGGAGAAGCAGACGACCACAGCGACCGTTCTTTCTGGGACTTACCATCAATCATCCATCATTGGCAGAACAGAGGCTTCCGAGATTGGGTGGCGTTGATCGAACTCACCCGAGATGCCTGGCAGGCCGTTCTGAAGATTGATAGAAAAAGGGCCAGCCGGATTGCGCAGGATTGGTTCACAATACCCTATCCTACATTTAAGCGTCTGGCTCTTTTTGCAGCTAGCCAGAACAAGTGTATCGCACCTGAACAATGGGTGGAGTGGTTGACGGTTGATGATGCATGGTGGCTATGGTCGCCGGAAACTAAACGCGAGGTTATGCGTTTACTGGTGTTACAGGGGAGATCACTCCCAGAGGAAGCAAAAATAAAACTAGAAAGTGTCATCCTGAATGGCCCACCTCGCTATATGTACCCTGATGATCTCAATCCAGAAGAGTGGCAGTCTCTTATTGAGTATTCAGTTTGGCTTCGCTTGGCCAAACTCTATCAAGGTGGTTGCCAGCTGGGAGAAGCTGCACTTATAAGATTTAATGAACTGACGAAGGATCATCCTGAATGGAAGCTATCGGAACACGAACGGGAGGAGTTTTCACATTGGATGAGCGGAACTGGTGATCCCGATTTTGAGGAAATCCGAGGGGTCGATATAGCTCCGAGCAAGCGAAAGGAGCTAGTCGAATGGCTCAAGACACCAGCTCAACAAGGATCATCCCATGGGGATACATGGCGAGAGATCTGTAAAAAACACTTCGCCAATGCTGGTGCAGCGTTAACTGATCTTTCACAGCAGGGTATTTGGCCCATTGATCGATGGGAAGATGCCTTGTATGCATGGTCTGAATTTGACTGTCTTGCCAAGCGTACATGGCGCTGTTTTTCTCGCCTCGTGTTGACAATTCCCAATGGTAAGCTTGAAGAACTATCGCACGCTCTGACGTGGTGGCTTAGAAAGGTTGCAGAAATAATTGATTCAGACGAAGACATCTTTATGGATCTATGCCGGCGTGTTTTGGATATTTCATATCAAGATAATAGGGACAATAAAGACCCTGTATTCCGTGCCATCAATCATCCCATTGGTCATGTCACAGAAGCACTTTTAAATATTTGTTTTAAACGTAAACCAAGTGACAATGATGGTTTGCCGGAAGATATTAAAACACTCTTCACTCAACTTTGCGACACCCAGAAAGCGCAGTTCCGACATGGTCGTGTATTGCTGACATCGCGGTTGATTGCGTTATTCCGTGTGGATAGATCTTGGACGGAAGCTCATCTCCTTCCTTTATTTGACTGGACACGTGATTCCAACGAGGTAAGGGCATTGTGGAGTGGGTTCTTGTGGTCTCCGCGGCCGTATCAGCCTCTGTTGATTGCTATAAAAAAACCGTTTCTTGACACTGCGAGTCACTATGCGAAACTAGGCAAATTTGCACGACAATACGCGGCGTTTCTAACTTACGCTGCATTGACCCCTCTGGATGGCTACACGGCACAAGATTTTCAAACGGCAATAGGAGCACTGCCGCAAGAAGGTCTGAATGAAGCTGCGCAGGCCCTTGTGCAAGCTTTAGAGGCAGCGGGAGAGCAGCGAGAAAAGTACTGGAAGAATCGAATACAGCCTTTCTTGCATTATATATGGCCAAAGTCCCGTGATCTGGCTTCAAATAGCATTGCGGAGTCACTCGCACTTCTTGCCTTAGCTGCACGAGACGAGTTTCCTGACGCATTATCAACTGTTATGGACTGGCTGAGTCCTCTTGAGGACCCAGATTATGTTGTGCACCGGCTATATGAATCTAGGCTAGCGAATCAATTTCCAAAGGATGCCCTACGCTTGCTGGACGCTGTTATCGACGACCAACCGTGGCCTTCCAAGGAACTAGGCGAATGCTTAAATCTCATTTCGCAAGTCTCGCCGGAACTGCTAAAAGACCGGCGATACCAACGGCTAGCTGAATACGCCCGTCGTCATGGTGTTATGAAATGA